In the genome of Nonlabens sp. MB-3u-79, one region contains:
- a CDS encoding acyl-CoA thioesterase produces MDPKTPSQSFTTVTDMVLPSETNPLNNLFGGELLARMDRAASIAARRHSRRIVVTASVNHVAFNRMVPLGSVVTIEAQVTRAFKSSMEVYMDVWVEDRESGERTKANEAIYTFVAVDDTGRPIQIAPITPETEIEKQRYDAALRRKQLSLVLAGKMKAKDATELKALFE; encoded by the coding sequence ATGGACCCTAAAACACCATCCCAATCATTTACTACGGTGACCGATATGGTATTGCCTAGTGAGACCAATCCATTGAATAATTTGTTTGGTGGTGAGCTGTTGGCTCGTATGGATCGTGCCGCGAGTATTGCGGCTAGACGCCATTCCAGGCGTATCGTAGTTACTGCTTCTGTAAATCACGTAGCCTTTAATAGAATGGTTCCTCTAGGAAGTGTGGTGACTATAGAAGCACAAGTCACAAGGGCATTTAAGAGCTCCATGGAAGTTTATATGGACGTCTGGGTAGAAGATCGTGAAAGCGGCGAGCGCACCAAGGCAAACGAAGCCATCTACACCTTTGTAGCGGTAGACGATACCGGAAGACCTATTCAAATCGCTCCTATCACACCAGAAACCGAAATAGAAAAACAACGTTACGACGCGGCCTTGAGACGCAAACAATTGAGTCTTGTTCTTGCAGGAAAAATGAAAGCAAAAGACGCCACAGAATTGAAAGCCTTGTTTGAATGA